Proteins encoded in a region of the Nitrospira sp. genome:
- a CDS encoding CYTH and CHAD domain-containing protein, whose amino-acid sequence MMARSTTDPPVRARSRALSSTIEREITLCVDSDFRLPSVPGGVSLPRRLLTSTYYDTAAHDLAQARITLRLRSERGKRAWQLKIPLGPDRQEVELADRHDQPPAAFRELLALHLRTSELVPVATLRVWRTGLRVQRRGKPVAEIALDSVAVLMNGSVTQRFRELEIEQHGPDAAALEEFEQLLRRAGARDHDGRPKLFRALSLAAPAADVPPAPDAPVAMHVRWALAQQVRWLLAHDPGTRLGKESESLHQMRVATRRLRAMLRAARPVLLPDWAASLQGELSWLGQMLGPARDLDVQIAHFTEATAGFDVHDRPPLARLVTQLRSQREHVHEALLTELNSARYVELIRRLQQAAHDPAMVESPLTLHDLASQEFKKLRRAVRQLGTSPGDAALHEVRIKTKRARYAAELALGSAGKPASRFIKRARAAQDLLGTYQDALQAEVALRAFLKAATTVRAGFVIGRLVERQRARRETARKRINKSLKNVLKQGQKAWD is encoded by the coding sequence ATGATGGCTCGCTCTACTACCGATCCTCCTGTTCGCGCTCGCTCTCGCGCCCTGAGCTCGACCATCGAGCGCGAGATCACGCTCTGCGTCGACTCCGATTTCCGCCTGCCTAGCGTCCCAGGCGGAGTCTCGCTGCCACGACGCCTTCTGACCTCCACCTACTACGACACCGCCGCACACGATCTGGCACAGGCGCGCATCACCCTTCGCCTCCGCTCAGAGCGGGGCAAAAGGGCCTGGCAGCTGAAGATTCCCCTGGGTCCCGACCGGCAGGAAGTGGAACTCGCCGATCGGCACGATCAGCCGCCGGCGGCATTTCGGGAATTGCTCGCACTTCATCTGAGAACAAGCGAGCTCGTCCCGGTCGCCACGCTGCGGGTCTGGCGGACGGGGCTGCGCGTCCAGCGCCGTGGCAAGCCGGTGGCCGAGATCGCCCTCGACAGTGTGGCGGTACTGATGAACGGTAGCGTGACCCAACGATTTCGTGAATTGGAAATCGAGCAGCACGGCCCTGATGCCGCGGCGCTGGAGGAGTTCGAACAACTGCTCCGGCGCGCAGGCGCGCGCGATCATGACGGCCGCCCTAAGCTTTTTCGCGCGCTCTCCCTGGCGGCCCCGGCCGCCGACGTGCCGCCGGCGCCGGACGCCCCGGTCGCGATGCATGTACGGTGGGCGCTGGCGCAACAGGTCCGCTGGCTCCTGGCCCACGACCCCGGCACCAGGCTCGGCAAGGAGTCTGAAAGTTTGCATCAGATGCGCGTCGCCACACGCCGGTTGCGCGCCATGCTGCGCGCGGCCCGGCCGGTGCTCCTGCCCGACTGGGCGGCCTCGCTTCAAGGCGAACTGTCCTGGCTCGGCCAGATGCTTGGACCCGCGCGCGATCTGGACGTTCAGATCGCGCACTTTACCGAAGCAACCGCAGGATTCGATGTCCACGACCGACCGCCGTTGGCGCGCCTTGTTACACAACTGCGCTCCCAGCGGGAACACGTGCACGAGGCGCTGCTTACCGAGCTGAATAGCGCGCGGTATGTTGAGCTGATCCGGCGGCTCCAACAGGCTGCCCACGATCCCGCCATGGTGGAATCGCCGCTCACGCTACATGATCTGGCGAGCCAGGAGTTCAAGAAATTGCGGCGGGCCGTCCGGCAGCTGGGAACCTCGCCGGGGGATGCGGCGCTGCATGAGGTCCGGATCAAGACCAAGCGGGCGCGGTATGCTGCGGAGCTGGCCTTGGGGTCCGCCGGCAAACCGGCTTCGCGGTTTATCAAGCGGGCCCGGGCAGCTCAAGACCTGTTGGGCACCTACCAGGATGCGCTCCAGGCTGAGGTCGCTCTGCGCGCTTTTCTCAAAGCCGCAACGACAGTCCGTGCCGGATTCGTCATCGGGCGCCTGGTCGAACGCCAGCGCGCACGGCGCGAGACCGCGCGCAAGAGGATAAATAAGTCGCTGAAAAATGTACTCAAGCAAGGCCAGAAAGCCTGGGACTGA
- a CDS encoding ShlB/FhaC/HecB family hemolysin secretion/activation protein, whose product MKRVGWLVIGVLVWGSAGNGVSEARDNRKSSGSSAQAGAPKDLPGASRQPQATTAADAPARREPLPRAETMPDASPAIDQQAVRFAITTFLVEGNTILDQAKIDNLLDRHKGGEKQITDVEKARVELEKLYHDAGYLTVLVNLPEQTIENGVVRLQVLESRLMEITVTGNEHYEWSNIRGKLPSVQPGALLYEPTFVKELTALNGNPDLKVAPVLKPGTEPGTVNLELKTTDRLPVHGKLEADNRGPITTPANRLIAEVQHTNVFGGDEILTVNTVQTPTDWGAVQNYGVSFVYPVSWPDHLLAVYASKSQSKSVLAGSGIALGGGGDVTFAGNATIAGARYIMPLFSGGRNTHQLSVGFDFKRLEKTEALFDGGFSAVVLSPVQYTPAFLGYAGFFPYGQGLTKASLSAKGYVAGLIPGGRKEDFAGDPNDPFNKPGNRRGSTGTFGVLQAALDRTQNLPGDFTLSLHADGQWASQPLIPAEQLFAGGVDTVRGYLTFEAIGDHGVRGRAELTTPELVAIPIDRIWQRRKSSDYTIRVKAAAFYDVAQLWVLQAPAGQASQFRLEGVGGGLRVKFPKDVGQLMIDEGFALRQTLNTKRGDTFIHFSVGLAF is encoded by the coding sequence ATGAAGAGGGTGGGGTGGCTTGTGATCGGGGTGCTGGTGTGGGGCAGCGCGGGAAACGGAGTCAGTGAGGCGCGCGACAATCGCAAATCATCGGGGAGCTCTGCGCAAGCGGGCGCGCCGAAGGACTTGCCGGGAGCGTCGCGGCAGCCGCAGGCGACGACGGCTGCCGATGCGCCGGCGCGCCGCGAGCCGCTGCCTCGCGCCGAGACGATGCCGGATGCGAGCCCTGCCATCGATCAGCAGGCCGTACGATTTGCCATCACCACCTTTCTCGTCGAGGGGAATACGATTCTGGACCAGGCAAAGATCGACAACCTGCTCGATCGCCACAAAGGCGGCGAAAAGCAGATTACGGATGTGGAGAAAGCGCGTGTCGAGTTGGAGAAGCTGTATCACGATGCCGGGTATCTCACCGTGCTGGTGAATCTGCCCGAGCAGACGATCGAGAACGGGGTGGTGCGGTTACAGGTATTGGAAAGCCGGCTCATGGAAATCACGGTGACGGGCAACGAACATTACGAGTGGTCGAACATTCGCGGGAAGCTGCCCTCCGTGCAGCCCGGCGCGTTGCTGTATGAACCGACCTTCGTCAAAGAGCTGACCGCGCTCAACGGGAATCCCGATTTGAAAGTTGCGCCGGTGCTCAAACCGGGGACCGAGCCGGGCACCGTAAATCTCGAACTCAAGACGACCGATCGACTGCCGGTGCACGGAAAACTGGAGGCCGACAACAGGGGCCCTATTACCACACCCGCCAATCGCCTGATCGCGGAGGTCCAGCATACGAATGTGTTCGGAGGAGACGAAATTCTCACGGTGAATACGGTGCAGACGCCGACCGACTGGGGGGCCGTGCAGAACTACGGCGTGAGTTTCGTCTATCCGGTGAGCTGGCCGGATCATCTCCTGGCTGTCTATGCCTCGAAATCCCAGAGCAAGTCGGTGCTGGCGGGGTCGGGGATCGCGCTCGGCGGCGGAGGCGATGTCACATTTGCCGGCAACGCGACCATCGCCGGCGCCCGCTATATCATGCCGCTCTTCTCAGGGGGCCGGAATACCCATCAGCTGTCGGTGGGGTTCGATTTCAAGCGGCTGGAGAAAACGGAGGCGTTGTTCGATGGGGGATTCTCGGCTGTGGTTCTGAGTCCGGTCCAGTACACGCCGGCCTTTCTCGGCTACGCCGGATTTTTCCCCTACGGACAGGGTCTGACCAAGGCGTCGCTCTCGGCAAAAGGGTATGTGGCCGGACTGATCCCGGGGGGCAGGAAAGAGGATTTCGCCGGAGACCCGAACGACCCCTTTAACAAACCCGGCAACCGCCGGGGATCGACCGGCACGTTCGGGGTGCTCCAGGCGGCGCTCGATCGCACGCAGAACCTGCCGGGAGACTTCACGCTGTCCCTCCATGCTGACGGGCAGTGGGCCAGCCAGCCGTTGATTCCGGCTGAACAATTGTTCGCCGGCGGCGTGGACACGGTGCGCGGCTACCTAACCTTTGAGGCCATCGGCGACCATGGCGTCCGCGGGCGGGCTGAACTGACAACTCCTGAACTGGTGGCAATTCCCATCGATCGCATCTGGCAGCGCCGCAAAAGCTCTGATTATACGATCCGGGTGAAAGCGGCGGCGTTTTACGATGTGGCCCAACTCTGGGTGCTCCAGGCGCCGGCCGGCCAGGCGTCGCAATTCCGGCTCGAAGGTGTCGGCGGCGGTCTGCGGGTCAAGTTTCCGAAGGATGTGGGCCAGCTCATGATCGACGAAGGGTTCGCGCTGCGGCAGACGCTGAATACGAAGCGCGGCGATACCTTCATCCATTTCTCCGTCGGATTAGCGTTCTAG
- the gspC gene encoding type II secretion system protein GspC: MNTQWLTPKRTVVAVYLCLCASVVAHSANALVTNALYLPPDRSPSSVPASDASSDPNPMDTPQQSVKVILQSGLFLLPPGASLESTAAAPPPPPPPPLDVARKVSLSGTVRGTQRGMMAILEDLASKKQSLYRLGEAVPNVGELAAIEKDRVLFREGTREEWLELGAVHTSHGVAPGTALPPPIPTPAIPQRRVLDRREIDAALSDTTRLLTQAQAVPYLTDGKLDGFRLYSVMPLGFFDKIGLQTNDVLQRINGVELRDPGMLLSLFQQLRNERTIRVDLVRNTQRQTLTYDIR, from the coding sequence ATGAACACGCAGTGGCTCACTCCCAAACGGACCGTCGTCGCCGTCTACCTCTGTCTATGCGCCTCCGTGGTCGCCCACTCGGCAAACGCCCTGGTTACCAATGCGCTCTATCTGCCGCCGGATCGATCCCCTTCCTCCGTCCCCGCGTCAGACGCCTCCTCTGACCCTAATCCCATGGACACGCCTCAACAATCGGTCAAGGTGATTCTTCAGAGCGGCCTCTTCCTCCTTCCGCCCGGCGCGAGCCTGGAGTCGACCGCCGCCGCTCCGCCGCCCCCGCCGCCGCCTCCGCTCGACGTTGCCAGGAAAGTCTCGTTGTCCGGAACCGTGCGCGGCACGCAACGCGGCATGATGGCGATCCTCGAAGACCTGGCCTCCAAGAAGCAGAGTCTGTATCGCCTGGGCGAGGCCGTTCCGAATGTGGGCGAGCTGGCGGCGATTGAAAAAGACCGGGTGCTGTTTCGAGAAGGGACTCGCGAAGAATGGCTGGAGCTGGGCGCTGTCCATACCAGTCACGGGGTCGCACCAGGCACCGCCCTTCCACCGCCGATCCCGACGCCGGCGATCCCGCAGCGGCGCGTGCTCGATCGCCGCGAGATCGACGCCGCCCTGTCCGACACGACCCGCCTTCTGACGCAGGCGCAGGCGGTGCCCTATCTCACAGACGGAAAGCTGGACGGGTTCCGCCTCTACAGCGTCATGCCACTGGGGTTCTTCGACAAGATCGGCCTGCAAACGAACGACGTGCTGCAACGCATCAACGGTGTGGAGCTGCGCGATCCCGGCATGCTCTTGTCGCTCTTTCAGCAACTGCGAAACGAGCGGACCATTCGCGTCGATCTCGTCCGCAATACCCAGCGACAGACATTGACCTACGACATCCGCTAG
- a CDS encoding outer membrane beta-barrel protein — protein sequence MTSASRIILCIGIMTLSGLFGLTPAPIDNAYAEWYVAGYGGISAPQSLKNVAMDAYGLTQDRAQFSGAFDNPPLGSVTQSFRTSDINLKQSPLFGGKVGYFFADEGLRWLGVEIEAFTSQPTIKRQTLSTTHDVTFLPNPGTEAPPATCIPGATCRVQRRFNGALALQENSLQLITLALNVVARYPGEVFQPYVGVGVGGFYFKGSDQFNGRQIVPGLNLQAGVKILVTEEWGFFVEGKYNRATLTNFDPGFGLSAEYSAFNAVAGLAFHF from the coding sequence ATGACCAGCGCTTCCCGCATAATTCTCTGCATCGGAATCATGACCCTTTCCGGTCTCTTCGGCCTTACGCCGGCACCGATCGACAACGCCTACGCCGAATGGTACGTGGCCGGATACGGCGGCATCAGCGCGCCACAATCCTTGAAGAACGTCGCGATGGATGCCTACGGACTGACGCAAGACCGCGCACAATTCTCCGGCGCATTCGATAATCCCCCTCTCGGCTCCGTGACCCAGTCGTTCCGCACCTCGGACATCAACCTCAAACAATCGCCCCTCTTCGGCGGAAAAGTGGGCTATTTTTTTGCGGATGAAGGATTGCGCTGGCTCGGCGTCGAAATCGAAGCCTTCACTTCTCAGCCCACCATCAAGCGGCAGACGCTCTCGACCACGCACGACGTGACGTTTCTGCCGAATCCCGGTACCGAAGCCCCCCCCGCTACCTGCATCCCCGGCGCGACCTGTCGGGTTCAGCGACGCTTCAACGGCGCGTTGGCGCTCCAGGAAAACTCCCTGCAGCTGATTACCCTGGCCCTCAACGTGGTCGCGCGTTATCCGGGAGAAGTCTTCCAGCCCTATGTCGGGGTCGGCGTCGGGGGTTTTTATTTCAAAGGGAGCGACCAATTTAACGGACGCCAGATCGTCCCAGGACTCAACCTCCAGGCCGGAGTGAAGATCTTAGTCACCGAAGAATGGGGGTTCTTTGTAGAAGGGAAATATAATCGTGCGACCCTGACGAACTTCGATCCGGGCTTTGGCCTCAGTGCCGAATACAGCGCCTTCAACGCCGTCGCCGGACTGGCGTTTCACTTCTGA